The following coding sequences lie in one Candidatus Binatia bacterium genomic window:
- a CDS encoding lytic murein transglycosylase produces MVPNMMWWSRWVLALWAIFFWVRPAAAVYGGDDSWDYLVDRLVADGLDPYRVRAVFDDPRMPVFSGLDFQLAPRESRGLYRGFLSADSVARARACRMAHDREFRVASARSGVPASVLAAIMHVETQCGRNTGREMVLFRLARLAMANEPRNLARNIARHTLDAQGAEAADIASQAQARARYLEQLFYPEVVATFRMAERLGIDPLAIRGSGAGAFGLTQFLPSSYLKFGTDGNGDERVSLYDPADAIASTANYLRNHGWRRGANRSERRQAIWYYNRSDAYIDTVLALADRLDGTARRPAAGARMARR; encoded by the coding sequence ATGGTGCCGAACATGATGTGGTGGTCGAGGTGGGTGCTGGCGCTCTGGGCGATTTTTTTCTGGGTGCGGCCAGCGGCCGCCGTGTACGGGGGCGACGACAGTTGGGATTATCTCGTCGATCGGCTGGTGGCGGATGGGCTTGACCCTTATCGGGTCAGGGCCGTGTTCGACGACCCGCGCATGCCGGTGTTTTCGGGGCTCGATTTTCAACTCGCTCCGCGCGAATCGCGAGGGCTGTATCGGGGGTTCCTGTCGGCCGACAGTGTCGCGCGCGCGCGGGCCTGCCGCATGGCGCACGACCGGGAGTTCCGCGTCGCCTCGGCGCGGAGCGGCGTGCCGGCGAGCGTGCTGGCGGCGATCATGCACGTCGAGACGCAATGCGGCCGCAACACCGGGCGGGAGATGGTGCTTTTCCGCCTGGCGCGACTGGCGATGGCGAACGAACCGCGCAATCTGGCGCGCAACATCGCCCGCCATACCCTCGATGCGCAGGGTGCGGAGGCGGCGGACATCGCGTCGCAAGCGCAGGCTCGAGCGCGGTATCTGGAGCAGCTTTTCTATCCCGAGGTGGTGGCCACGTTCCGCATGGCCGAGCGCCTGGGTATCGACCCGCTGGCCATCCGCGGCTCCGGCGCGGGTGCGTTCGGTCTGACGCAGTTCCTGCCCAGCAGTTATCTGAAGTTCGGCACCGACGGTAACGGCGACGAAAGGGTAAGTCTGTACGACCCGGCCGATGCCATCGCCTCGACGGCAAACTACCTGCGGAACCACGGCTGGCGCCGCGGTGCGAACCGCAGCGAGCGCCGCCAGGCGATCTGGTACTACAACCGTTCCGACGCCTACATCGACACCGTGCTTGCGCTGGCCGACCGGCTCGACGGTACGGCCCGCCGCCCGGCGGCCGGCGCCCGCATGGCGCGGCGCTGA
- a CDS encoding nitrate reductase subunit alpha, whose translation MSHLLDRLLFFRKNVGTFAGDLGVVTREDRTWEDGYRGRWEYDKVVRSTHGVNCTGSCSWNVYVKNGLIAWEMQATDYPRTRPDLPNHEPRGCPRGASASWYVYSSARIKFPLVRRRLIERWRELRKTLAPVDAWAQLAGDPVAVADYKRVRGRGGFVRLSWTEAEELIAAATVHTVATHGPDRVAGFSPIPAFSMVSYAAGTRFLSLLGGTCLSFYDWYADLPPSSPMTWGEQTDVPESAAWFDAAFLLVWGSNVPQTRSPDAHFLAEARYKGTKTVVVAPDYNEAAKFADLWVRPRQRTDAALALAMGHVVLKEFFVDRQVPYFQDYVRRYSDLPLLVRLVRHGDAWVPERFVRASDFPDGLGQRNRPEWKTVGLDEKDGSPVVPLGAIGFRWGEPGKWNLEQRDGRDGRDIRLALSVLDRRDDAQPVAFPAFGDPTVDPDGAATIVRHVPVCHLALRDGRTPVTTVFDLMLAHYAVDRGVGGGNVAAGFDDDLAYTPAWQERITGVDRQVAIDVAREFARSAEQTAGRATVIIGCGVNQAYHTDMTYRAVINLLVLCGCVGKAGGGWAHYVGQEKIRPLVGWQTLAFALDWSRPPRQMNSTSYFYAHSDQFRYETVRPRDLLSPTAPAGDWDASLIDYNVRAERMGWLPSSPQLDINPLQVARDAAAAGKEPAAYVVDALQSGRVRFACEDPDDPKNFPRVLFVWRANLLGASGKGHEYFLKHLLGARNGVDADDVVARGGPRPREVVWHDRAPEGKLDLLVALDFRMSSTCMYADIVLPAATWYEKQDLSSTDLHPFVHPFGAAVDPVWEARTDWNVFKGLARAVSEQSQGRLGVEKDVLLVPIQHDTAGELAQPFEVREWKKGECEPEPGKTMPAIVVVERDYPNLSARFASLGPLVAQPGIGGKGIVWSAAEETDLLRDLNGTAGAGPGRGLPRLDTDVHACEAILALAPETNGAVGMRSFAALSVQTGRDHSHLALPRSAEKIRFRDLAVQPRKVMTSPTWSGIDAETVSYTAFYINVHELVPWRTLSGRQQLYQDHAWMRAFGEAFPVYRPPLDTRSIDALREGRPGAGALIVNFLTPHQKWSIHSTYTENLLMQTLGRGGPVVWLNEEEARRAGIADNDWIEVYNGNGAVAARAIVSQRVMAGTCMMYHAQEKLVNTPESPRTKTRGIHNSVTRVIPKPTHMIGGYAQLSYGFNYYGTIGVNRDDQVVIRKLESLDWRERPAGAEKERRA comes from the coding sequence ATGAGTCATCTACTCGACCGCCTGCTCTTCTTCCGCAAGAACGTCGGTACGTTCGCCGGCGACCTCGGGGTCGTCACCCGCGAGGATCGCACGTGGGAAGATGGTTACCGGGGGCGGTGGGAATACGACAAGGTGGTTCGTTCCACGCACGGTGTGAACTGCACCGGATCGTGCAGTTGGAACGTCTACGTCAAGAACGGCCTGATCGCCTGGGAAATGCAGGCGACGGACTATCCACGCACGCGTCCCGACCTGCCCAATCACGAGCCGCGCGGCTGTCCGCGCGGCGCCTCGGCGTCCTGGTACGTATACAGCAGCGCCCGCATCAAGTTCCCGCTCGTGCGCCGCCGGCTCATCGAGCGCTGGCGCGAGCTGCGAAAGACCCTCGCGCCCGTCGACGCGTGGGCGCAACTCGCCGGCGATCCCGTGGCCGTGGCCGACTACAAACGGGTGCGCGGCCGCGGCGGTTTCGTGCGCTTGTCGTGGACCGAAGCCGAAGAATTGATTGCCGCCGCCACGGTCCATACGGTGGCCACGCACGGCCCGGACCGCGTCGCCGGCTTTTCGCCCATCCCGGCCTTCTCGATGGTTTCCTACGCCGCGGGCACGCGCTTCCTTTCGCTGCTCGGCGGCACTTGCCTGAGCTTTTATGACTGGTACGCCGACCTGCCGCCCAGCTCGCCGATGACCTGGGGCGAGCAGACCGACGTTCCGGAGAGCGCGGCCTGGTTCGATGCCGCCTTTCTCCTCGTCTGGGGCTCGAACGTTCCGCAGACGCGTTCGCCGGACGCCCACTTCCTCGCCGAGGCCCGCTACAAGGGCACGAAGACGGTGGTCGTTGCCCCCGACTACAACGAGGCCGCCAAGTTCGCCGACCTGTGGGTGCGCCCTCGCCAGCGCACCGACGCCGCACTGGCGCTGGCGATGGGGCACGTCGTGCTCAAGGAGTTCTTCGTCGACCGGCAAGTGCCGTACTTTCAGGACTACGTGCGCCGCTACTCGGATCTGCCGCTGCTCGTGCGCCTGGTGCGCCACGGCGACGCGTGGGTGCCGGAGCGATTCGTGCGAGCTTCCGACTTCCCCGATGGCCTCGGCCAACGCAATCGTCCCGAGTGGAAGACCGTCGGCCTGGACGAGAAGGACGGTTCGCCGGTCGTGCCGCTCGGGGCGATCGGGTTCCGCTGGGGCGAGCCCGGCAAGTGGAACCTGGAGCAGCGCGACGGACGTGACGGCCGCGATATCCGGCTGGCTTTGAGCGTGCTCGATCGCCGCGACGACGCGCAGCCGGTTGCCTTCCCGGCGTTCGGAGACCCCACGGTCGATCCCGACGGCGCCGCCACGATCGTGCGCCACGTGCCGGTCTGTCACCTGGCGTTGCGCGATGGGCGAACGCCGGTGACGACGGTGTTCGACCTGATGCTCGCCCACTACGCCGTCGACCGCGGCGTCGGCGGCGGTAATGTCGCCGCCGGCTTCGACGACGACCTCGCGTACACGCCGGCCTGGCAGGAACGCATCACCGGCGTCGACCGCCAGGTCGCGATCGACGTCGCCCGCGAGTTTGCGCGCAGCGCCGAGCAGACCGCGGGACGGGCGACCGTGATCATCGGCTGCGGGGTCAACCAGGCCTACCACACCGACATGACTTACCGCGCGGTAATCAACCTGCTCGTGCTCTGCGGTTGTGTCGGCAAGGCCGGCGGTGGTTGGGCGCACTACGTCGGGCAGGAGAAGATCCGCCCGCTGGTCGGCTGGCAGACCCTCGCCTTCGCGCTGGACTGGTCACGCCCGCCACGCCAAATGAACTCGACATCGTACTTCTACGCGCACAGCGATCAGTTCCGTTACGAAACCGTGCGCCCGCGCGATCTGCTGTCGCCCACCGCGCCGGCCGGCGACTGGGACGCGAGTCTGATCGATTACAACGTGCGCGCCGAACGTATGGGCTGGCTGCCGTCTTCGCCGCAACTAGACATCAACCCGTTGCAAGTGGCGCGGGACGCGGCAGCTGCGGGGAAGGAGCCGGCGGCGTACGTGGTCGACGCGTTGCAGAGCGGCCGCGTGCGCTTCGCCTGCGAGGACCCGGACGACCCGAAGAACTTTCCACGCGTGCTCTTCGTCTGGCGCGCCAACCTGCTCGGTGCCAGCGGCAAGGGGCACGAGTATTTCCTGAAACACCTGCTCGGCGCCAGGAACGGCGTCGACGCCGACGATGTGGTCGCGCGCGGCGGGCCGCGGCCGCGCGAAGTCGTGTGGCACGACCGTGCCCCCGAAGGGAAACTCGACCTGCTCGTCGCGTTGGACTTCCGCATGTCGAGCACCTGCATGTACGCCGACATCGTCTTGCCGGCGGCCACCTGGTACGAGAAGCAGGACCTCAGTTCGACCGACCTGCACCCGTTCGTGCACCCGTTCGGCGCCGCCGTCGATCCGGTCTGGGAAGCGCGCACGGATTGGAACGTGTTCAAGGGCCTGGCACGGGCCGTGTCGGAGCAGTCCCAGGGCCGGCTCGGCGTCGAGAAGGATGTCCTGCTCGTGCCCATTCAACACGACACGGCGGGGGAACTGGCCCAGCCCTTCGAGGTGCGGGAGTGGAAGAAGGGCGAGTGCGAACCGGAACCCGGTAAGACGATGCCTGCGATCGTCGTGGTCGAGCGGGACTACCCGAATCTGTCCGCGCGCTTCGCCTCGCTGGGGCCCCTGGTCGCGCAACCGGGCATCGGCGGCAAGGGGATCGTGTGGTCGGCGGCGGAGGAAACCGATCTGTTGCGCGACCTCAACGGGACGGCCGGCGCCGGGCCGGGGCGCGGGTTGCCTCGCCTCGATACCGACGTGCACGCCTGCGAGGCGATTCTGGCGCTGGCGCCGGAGACGAACGGTGCCGTCGGGATGCGGTCGTTCGCGGCCCTCTCCGTACAGACCGGCCGCGACCACAGCCATCTCGCCCTGCCGCGTTCGGCGGAGAAGATCCGGTTCCGCGATCTCGCCGTGCAGCCCCGCAAGGTCATGACCTCGCCGACGTGGAGCGGTATCGATGCGGAGACAGTCAGCTACACCGCCTTCTATATTAACGTGCACGAACTGGTGCCGTGGCGCACGCTCTCCGGCCGCCAGCAACTTTATCAGGACCATGCCTGGATGCGCGCCTTCGGCGAGGCATTCCCCGTGTACCGGCCGCCGCTCGACACGCGGTCGATCGACGCCCTGCGCGAGGGCCGCCCCGGCGCCGGGGCGTTGATCGTGAACTTCCTGACGCCGCACCAGAAATGGTCGATCCACAGCACCTACACGGAAAACCTGCTGATGCAGACCCTCGGCCGCGGCGGGCCGGTGGTGTGGTTGAACGAGGAGGAGGCCCGCCGGGCCGGTATCGCCGACAACGACTGGATCGAAGTCTACAACGGCAACGGCGCGGTTGCCGCCCGCGCCATCGTCAGCCAGCGCGTCATGGCCGGCACCTGCATGATGTACCACGCGCAGGAAAAACTGGTGAACACGCCGGAGTCGCCGCGGACGAAAACTCGCGGCATCCACAATTCGGTGACCCGCGTGATTCCGAAGCCGACGCACATGATCGGCGGTTACGCGCAGCTCAGTTACGGGTTCAATTACTACGGCACCATCGGCGTCAACCGCGACGACCAGGTAGTGATCCGTAAGCTCGAGTCGCTCGATTGGCGCGAACGACCCGCCGGGGCAGAGAAGGAGCGGCGCGCATGA
- a CDS encoding Csp1 family four helix bundle copper storage protein gives MDRRDFLLVGAGAVAGAMVGAGPAAADSHDHSHHKQAGPRPSAAFTAALAGCFDAGNVCMDHCLKELARGDKSLGDCARSVHEMLAVCQATAAIAPTDSKYAKTLIQLCRDVCADCEKACRKHEDHHSECKACAEACAATQREAAKLLA, from the coding sequence ATGGATCGACGCGATTTTCTGTTGGTGGGGGCGGGGGCAGTGGCCGGCGCCATGGTCGGGGCGGGGCCGGCGGCGGCCGACTCGCACGATCACTCCCACCACAAGCAGGCGGGGCCGCGCCCGAGCGCGGCTTTCACGGCGGCTCTCGCCGGGTGCTTCGACGCCGGCAACGTCTGTATGGATCACTGCCTGAAGGAGCTGGCGCGGGGCGACAAGTCGCTCGGCGATTGCGCCAGGTCCGTGCACGAGATGCTGGCGGTCTGCCAGGCAACGGCGGCGATTGCGCCGACGGATTCGAAGTACGCGAAGACGTTGATTCAGCTCTGCCGCGACGTCTGTGCCGATTGCGAGAAGGCCTGCCGCAAGCACGAGGACCATCATTCCGAGTGCAAGGCTTGCGCCGAGGCGTGTGCGGCAACGCAGCGCGAAGCGGCGAAGCTGCTGGCGTGA
- the clcA gene encoding H(+)/Cl(-) exchange transporter ClcA: MDRGSWDGVRIRAYAVLVGAGVGLVGTVFRVGVERGYDFYLQWLAAAPAEPIPAWGVGALTGALAVTLAVALTRQLAPEGAGSGIQEIEGSLAGLRPALRWGPILVVKFVGGLLAMSAGMILGREGPTIHLGGAVGAALAGVGRLARRSTNILIGSGSAAGLAVAFNAPVGGALFAMEEMRNEFAFTLRSGHCVLLATVTAVLVSYLIAGTGRVLPIPVYAGQTLADLLLAVPFAIAVGAYGVFLTRALVRTLDALRALTARVGWFVPALCTGAAIGALVRLVPDLTGGGELLCVELLEAPRAVLWLGMLLLLRTPIFTISYASGTPGGIFAPQLAFGALLGLLYAAAIGMVAPELEIEAGRYAVVGMAALLTATVRAPLTGLALVVEMTGNYPLIPMALLASVVADGTATVLGGRPIYETLLQRTLALAGGSGEAAAAKEGRTT; the protein is encoded by the coding sequence GTGGACCGAGGATCCTGGGACGGCGTGCGGATACGGGCATACGCGGTGCTGGTCGGCGCCGGGGTAGGACTGGTCGGGACGGTCTTTCGGGTCGGCGTCGAGCGCGGTTACGATTTCTACTTGCAGTGGTTGGCCGCCGCTCCCGCCGAGCCGATTCCGGCCTGGGGCGTCGGCGCCCTGACCGGGGCTCTGGCCGTTACCCTGGCGGTGGCGCTCACGCGGCAGTTGGCGCCCGAGGGTGCGGGCAGCGGCATCCAGGAAATCGAAGGGTCCCTGGCGGGGTTGCGGCCGGCCCTGAGGTGGGGGCCCATCCTGGTGGTCAAGTTCGTCGGCGGCCTGCTGGCCATGTCGGCAGGAATGATCCTTGGCCGCGAGGGGCCGACCATTCATCTCGGCGGGGCTGTCGGGGCGGCACTGGCGGGCGTTGGACGGCTGGCGCGCCGTTCGACGAATATCCTCATCGGCTCGGGGTCCGCCGCCGGTCTGGCAGTGGCGTTCAACGCCCCGGTCGGCGGGGCTCTCTTCGCCATGGAAGAGATGCGCAACGAGTTCGCCTTCACACTGCGCTCGGGCCACTGCGTATTGCTGGCGACGGTGACCGCCGTTCTGGTGAGTTACCTGATAGCGGGTACCGGGCGGGTGCTGCCGATTCCCGTCTATGCCGGGCAGACACTGGCCGACTTGCTGCTGGCAGTACCGTTCGCGATCGCCGTCGGGGCCTACGGCGTCTTTCTCACCCGCGCTCTGGTGCGCACGCTCGATGCGCTGCGGGCGCTAACGGCGCGCGTCGGCTGGTTCGTGCCGGCGTTGTGCACGGGGGCGGCGATCGGCGCCCTGGTGCGACTTGTACCGGACCTGACCGGGGGCGGCGAGCTGCTGTGCGTCGAGTTGCTGGAGGCGCCGCGGGCCGTCTTGTGGTTGGGCATGCTGTTGCTGCTGCGCACGCCCATATTCACGATAAGTTATGCCAGCGGTACGCCGGGGGGGATCTTCGCGCCGCAGCTCGCGTTCGGCGCCCTCCTCGGCCTGTTGTATGCTGCCGCGATCGGCATGGTGGCGCCCGAGCTGGAGATCGAGGCGGGTCGCTACGCCGTGGTCGGCATGGCGGCGCTGCTGACCGCAACGGTGCGCGCGCCCCTGACCGGCCTTGCGCTGGTCGTCGAGATGACCGGGAATTACCCGCTTATCCCGATGGCGCTGCTGGCGTCGGTGGTCGCCGACGGCACGGCCACCGTCCTCGGAGGCAGACCGATCTACGAGACGCTGCTCCAGCGCACCCTGGCGCTCGCCGGAGGAAGCGGAGAGGCAGCGGCCGCAAAGGAGGGTAGAACGACATGA
- the narJ gene encoding nitrate reductase molybdenum cofactor assembly chaperone has product MTPRTFKALGVLVLYPGDDVVEALADIEAIVDGEGALSPSTRVGVGALARSLRTRNRLDLEEEFVNLFDRDRAVSLHLFEHTYGDARERGAAMVALRELYERHGLVATNGELPDYVPVLCEFLSEVPADVGRQVLSDAAPVLRLLHRRLGERGSGYAAVFAALLELAGETVETVPCAVPLPLDWDEELARLDAERQEEPVPLGAAEQGAPIQTGCAVSRRA; this is encoded by the coding sequence GTGACGCCGCGGACGTTCAAGGCGCTGGGCGTGTTGGTACTGTATCCCGGCGACGATGTGGTCGAGGCGCTGGCCGACATCGAGGCGATCGTGGACGGCGAGGGCGCGCTGTCGCCGTCCACACGGGTCGGCGTGGGCGCCCTGGCGCGGAGCCTGCGGACCCGGAACCGGCTCGATCTGGAAGAGGAGTTCGTGAACCTGTTCGACCGCGATCGGGCGGTATCGTTGCACCTGTTCGAGCACACGTACGGGGATGCGCGCGAGCGTGGTGCGGCGATGGTGGCGTTGCGGGAGTTGTACGAGCGCCATGGGCTCGTGGCGACGAACGGGGAGTTGCCGGACTACGTGCCGGTGTTGTGCGAGTTCCTGTCGGAGGTGCCGGCGGACGTTGGCCGGCAGGTGCTGAGCGATGCCGCGCCGGTGTTGCGGCTGTTGCACCGGCGGCTCGGGGAGCGGGGCAGCGGCTATGCCGCGGTGTTCGCGGCGTTGCTGGAATTGGCCGGGGAGACGGTGGAGACGGTGCCGTGCGCTGTGCCGCTGCCGCTCGATTGGGACGAGGAGTTGGCGCGGCTCGACGCGGAGCGGCAGGAGGAGCCGGTGCCGTTGGGCGCTGCGGAACAAGGGGCGCCGATTCAGACGGGGTGCGCGGTCTCTCGGAGGGCGTGA
- the narI gene encoding respiratory nitrate reductase subunit gamma → MEEVVYRFFFGLYPYICVTVFLLGSWLRFDREQYTWRSGSSEMLRKRQLVVGSYVFHVAALALVLGHVAGMLTPVWAYTSLGFTVEEHAILEVIAGGISGAVCFVGTTILLHRRLFDRRILRTSSWSDVLILAIIWVQLGIGLATLPYSWEDHTTGTTLLLAASWAQRLVTFRGDAWQMIPPIPFVYQLHIVLGLTIVLLVPFSRLVHIWSAPIWYLARPYQIVRRPFRKLAKRGPGWKNVTEPW, encoded by the coding sequence ATGGAAGAAGTGGTCTACCGGTTCTTCTTCGGGCTCTATCCGTACATCTGTGTGACGGTGTTTCTGCTCGGGAGCTGGTTGCGGTTCGACCGCGAGCAGTACACGTGGCGCAGCGGGTCGAGCGAGATGTTGCGCAAGCGGCAGCTTGTCGTCGGCAGTTACGTCTTCCACGTTGCCGCGCTGGCGCTGGTGTTGGGGCATGTGGCGGGGATGCTGACGCCGGTGTGGGCGTACACGAGCCTCGGCTTCACGGTCGAGGAGCATGCCATTCTGGAAGTGATCGCCGGGGGCATTTCGGGTGCCGTGTGTTTCGTGGGGACGACGATCCTGCTGCACCGGCGGTTGTTCGACCGGCGCATTCTGCGCACGAGTAGTTGGTCCGATGTGCTCATTCTGGCGATCATCTGGGTGCAGCTCGGCATCGGGCTGGCGACGTTGCCGTATTCGTGGGAGGACCACACGACCGGTACCACGCTGCTGCTGGCGGCGTCGTGGGCGCAGCGGCTGGTGACGTTTCGCGGCGATGCCTGGCAGATGATTCCGCCGATTCCGTTCGTGTATCAGTTACACATCGTGTTGGGGCTGACGATCGTGCTGCTGGTGCCGTTCTCGCGGCTGGTGCACATCTGGAGCGCGCCGATCTGGTACCTCGCTCGCCCGTACCAGATCGTGCGCCGTCCGTTCCGCAAGCTCGCGAAGCGGGGCCCGGGCTGGAAGAACGTGACGGAGCCGTGGTGA
- the narH gene encoding nitrate reductase subunit beta — protein sequence MKVRAQVMMVLHLDKCIGCHTCSITCKNVWTNREGVQYAWFNNVETKPGVGYPKEWENQRRWRGGWVRKADGRLVPHLGNRWQALAKIFANPHMPEVDDYYEPYTFDYGVLQAAGEREDVPVARPLSLLTGEPIDRVKGSANWEDDLGGAVAERRRDANLDGVEQEILGHFEQTFMMYLPRLCEHCLNPACVATCPSGSIYKREEDGIVLIDQEKCRGWRMCLSGCPYKKIYYNWKSGKAEKCIFCFPRIEAGLPTICSETCVGRIRYLGVMLYDADRIGEAAAAENPRDLYDAHLGIFLDPHDPAVQAEARAAGIADPWLEAAGRSPVYRLAVEWRIAFPLHPEFRTLPMVWYCPPLSPIQAASEAGRIGFDGEIPDVRRLRIPVRYLANLLAAGDEEAIVRALERMFAMRVFMRDRHVGGKERPDVLEAVGLAVEQVEAMYRLLAIANYEDRFAIPTVHREMVEDAYELRGACGFSFGEGCQATARPNVFLGPTLGGRGPSEAM from the coding sequence ATGAAGGTCCGTGCCCAGGTGATGATGGTGCTGCACCTCGACAAGTGCATCGGCTGCCATACCTGCTCGATCACCTGCAAGAACGTGTGGACGAACCGCGAGGGGGTGCAGTACGCCTGGTTCAACAACGTCGAAACCAAGCCCGGCGTCGGCTACCCGAAGGAGTGGGAGAACCAGCGGCGCTGGCGTGGCGGCTGGGTGCGCAAGGCCGACGGCAGGCTGGTGCCGCACCTCGGCAACCGGTGGCAGGCGCTGGCGAAGATCTTTGCCAACCCGCACATGCCCGAGGTCGACGACTACTACGAGCCCTACACGTTCGACTACGGGGTCTTGCAGGCGGCCGGGGAACGCGAGGACGTACCGGTGGCGCGGCCGCTGTCGTTGCTTACCGGCGAACCGATCGATCGGGTCAAGGGCAGTGCCAACTGGGAGGACGACCTCGGCGGCGCCGTTGCCGAGCGCCGGCGCGACGCCAACCTCGACGGCGTGGAGCAGGAGATCCTCGGCCACTTCGAGCAGACGTTCATGATGTACCTGCCGCGGTTGTGCGAGCACTGCCTCAATCCCGCCTGTGTCGCGACCTGTCCGTCGGGGTCGATCTACAAACGCGAAGAGGACGGCATCGTTCTCATCGATCAGGAGAAGTGCCGCGGCTGGCGCATGTGCCTGTCGGGCTGTCCGTACAAGAAGATCTATTACAACTGGAAGTCCGGCAAGGCGGAGAAGTGCATCTTCTGTTTCCCGCGTATCGAGGCGGGCTTGCCGACCATATGCTCGGAGACGTGCGTCGGGCGCATCCGCTACCTCGGGGTGATGCTGTACGACGCCGACCGGATCGGCGAGGCGGCGGCCGCGGAGAACCCCCGCGATCTGTACGACGCTCACCTCGGCATCTTCCTCGATCCGCACGATCCGGCGGTGCAGGCGGAGGCGCGGGCGGCGGGTATTGCCGACCCCTGGCTGGAGGCGGCTGGTCGCTCGCCGGTGTACAGGCTGGCCGTGGAGTGGCGCATCGCGTTCCCGCTGCACCCGGAGTTTCGCACGCTGCCCATGGTCTGGTACTGCCCGCCGCTGAGTCCGATTCAGGCGGCATCGGAGGCGGGCCGCATCGGGTTCGACGGCGAGATTCCCGACGTGCGGCGCTTGCGGATTCCCGTGCGCTACCTGGCAAACCTGCTGGCTGCCGGCGACGAGGAGGCGATCGTCCGTGCGCTCGAACGGATGTTCGCGATGCGGGTGTTCATGCGCGACCGGCACGTTGGCGGCAAGGAGCGGCCGGACGTGCTCGAGGCGGTGGGGCTCGCGGTCGAGCAGGTCGAGGCGATGTATCGTTTGCTGGCGATCGCCAACTACGAGGACCGCTTCGCGATTCCGACCGTACACCGAGAGATGGTCGAGGACGCATACGAGTTGCGCGGTGCGTGCGGGTTTTCGTTCGGCGAGGGTTGTCAGGCGACGGCGCGGCCGAACGTGTTCCTCGGTCCGACGCTGGGCGGGCGCGGTCCGTCGGAGGCGATGTGA